The segment GCGGTCCTCCTGCAAGAGCCGCCTCAGTTCGGCCTCGTCGTGCGGGTCGAGGCCCTCGACGAACCGCGCCAGCACCATGCTCCGGTCGCTGCCCCCGTCGAGTTCGCGGTGCATGCGACGGGCGGCCAGGCCATGGGTGTCCTGCACGGCGAAGTAGACGAAGCCGCGGCCCCCGGGTCTGCGTCCCACGAGCCCCTTCTCGCACAGGCGTCCGAGCAGGGTCGCCACCGTGGTGCGCGCCAGGTCCTGCGGCAGGGCGGCCCTGACCTGGGCTGCCGACTGCGCCGTGCCGGCCGCCCACAACGCGGCGAGCACGCTGGACTCCAGCTCGCCGGCGGCCCTTCGCTCGCCCTCGTCCGCCATGGATCCCCCTTGACCGGTGAAGTCCTGCGCTGATGCAGGTCGACTACTTCGCTGTAGACAGCGTAGTGGCATCGGTCCGAGGAACGTTTCCGCACCTGACGTCACGGATTGATGAAGGTAGGACGATCGGTCATTAAAAATAAGGGAAGGCTTACTTTAGTAAGGCTAGCCTGCCCTCATGAACTCCCTGCTGCTGGCCACGGACACGGCCGGATACACCATGCCCCAGACCTGGCGGGTCCTGACGAAGGCCGGATACTTCATCGGCCTCAGCGGCGCCATCGGCACCACCGTCACCTACGCCACCACCGTCCGCCCCTCCCTCAAGCACGCCCAGGAGGCCGGAGACCCCGGTGATGCCGTGGTCCTGAGATCCAGATCGGCGAGCTACGCGGCCTGGGCGGGGGTGGTGCTCCTCCTGGCCGGCTACTTCCAGCTGGCCGGCCGCGTCGCCCGGGCGGGCAAGGGCATGGCCTTCGGCGACGCGCTCGCACCCGGCAGGATGTGGGACTTCCTGCAGGCACCGGCCGCCAAGGGCGCCTGGATCGCCCAGGGAACCGTCTACCTCGTCCAGAACCTCGTCCTGCTCGCCGCGGCGGCGGCGATGATCGCGCTGTTCCTCCCGGCCGCGCGCAGGCATCTGGACCGCATCGTCCTCGCCGTGCTTCCGGCCGCCCTCGCCGTTACCCTCATCGCCGCGGTACCGGCCACCGCCCCGGCCGATCTCGACCGTTGGCTCGACCTCTTCCTGAACCAGACCCACATCGTCTCGGGCACGGTCTGGCTCGGCGGCCTCGCCCTGCTCGTCGCCCTCGCCGGTGCCCGCGCAGGCCTCGGAGAGGGAGCCGGTGTGCTGTGGGCGGAGATCTGGCGGCGGTTCAGCCTGGTCGCGTTGGTCTGCGTCGGCGCC is part of the Streptomyces katrae genome and harbors:
- a CDS encoding BlaI/MecI/CopY family transcriptional regulator, with protein sequence MADEGERRAAGELESSVLAALWAAGTAQSAAQVRAALPQDLARTTVATLLGRLCEKGLVGRRPGGRGFVYFAVQDTHGLAARRMHRELDGGSDRSMVLARFVEGLDPHDEAELRRLLQEDRP
- a CDS encoding copper resistance D family protein, translating into MNSLLLATDTAGYTMPQTWRVLTKAGYFIGLSGAIGTTVTYATTVRPSLKHAQEAGDPGDAVVLRSRSASYAAWAGVVLLLAGYFQLAGRVARAGKGMAFGDALAPGRMWDFLQAPAAKGAWIAQGTVYLVQNLVLLAAAAAMIALFLPAARRHLDRIVLAVLPAALAVTLIAAVPATAPADLDRWLDLFLNQTHIVSGTVWLGGLALLVALAGARAGLGEGAGVLWAEIWRRFSLVALVCVGAVVLSGLWLSWKHVGAVSQLWTTGYGIALLVKILLVLGLITAGAFNQFWLMPRIARARRADDTASLRHLTLRHFPLVVWGEVALGVAVLAVVPFITGSARSEAGSAKAVSSGSLFAAGAAMALALAVSLYATAKASEALARRSPAIPATA